In a single window of the Gloeocapsa sp. PCC 73106 genome:
- the rpsU gene encoding 30S ribosomal protein S21, protein MTQVIVGQNENIESALRRFKRQVSKAGIFADIKRRRHFETPIEKRKRKAVARRKKRFR, encoded by the coding sequence ATGACCCAAGTGATCGTAGGACAAAATGAAAATATAGAATCTGCATTGAGACGTTTTAAACGTCAAGTTTCTAAAGCGGGAATTTTTGCCGATATTAAGCGCCGACGTCACTTCGAGACACCGATTGAAAAACGTAAGCGTAAAGCCGTGGCACGTCGGAAAAAGCGCTTTCGTTAG